The following are encoded in a window of Roseimaritima ulvae genomic DNA:
- a CDS encoding HoxN/HupN/NixA family nickel/cobalt transporter — MHDHAHQLTLGLAFGLGMLHALEPGHGKTAMLVYLSGERRSIWHPLVMGVSSGLAHSVSLIAIAMAVHLTHHLVTGDHHHDDEVVTQSLQWISAALVMCVGVWMLWAAWRAKPMSCGCRSHREHDCESQSVSKRSSYSMSALLGVAFGLLPCPSALAAYFTSMSTGSPVAAYAVIGLFAAGIATSLTVVGILLQRFGGSLICKDSRLGKLPWSYIRALLILAVGVFYCGRLALAA; from the coding sequence ATGCATGATCATGCCCATCAATTGACGCTCGGGCTGGCATTTGGCCTGGGCATGCTGCATGCCCTTGAACCTGGACACGGCAAAACCGCCATGCTGGTTTACCTATCGGGCGAACGCCGCAGTATCTGGCATCCGCTGGTGATGGGCGTCTCCAGTGGGCTGGCTCACTCGGTTTCGCTGATCGCCATCGCCATGGCCGTCCATCTGACGCATCATTTGGTAACCGGCGATCATCATCACGATGACGAAGTTGTCACGCAGTCGTTGCAGTGGATTAGCGCGGCGCTGGTGATGTGTGTGGGCGTGTGGATGCTGTGGGCCGCATGGCGAGCCAAACCGATGAGCTGTGGTTGTAGATCGCATCGCGAACACGATTGTGAATCGCAAAGCGTTTCCAAACGCTCGAGCTATTCGATGAGTGCCCTGCTGGGCGTCGCTTTTGGACTGCTGCCCTGCCCCTCGGCTCTGGCAGCCTACTTCACCAGCATGTCGACCGGATCGCCGGTCGCCGCCTACGCCGTGATCGGCCTGTTCGCCGCCGGCATCGCCACGTCCCTGACGGTTGTCGGCATTTTGCTGCAACGTTTCGGCGGCAGCTTGATCTGCAAAGACAGCCGGCTGGGAAAATTGCCCTGGTCCTACATCCGCGCCCTGCTGATCCTGGCCGTCGGCGTCTTCTACTGCGGCCGCCTGGCCCTGGCCGCCTAA
- a CDS encoding DUF2304 domain-containing protein: MNLFQWFTVSALGLLALLEARAYLKNHQPIHILRECVWLAAVLMILFPGLTTRVADLLGIGRGTDLVFYAFMLLATGAFFHVYGRTYVMRRDIVELARREALRTATPGQGLPRPAQPAAIAPSNEGAER, encoded by the coding sequence ATGAACCTGTTTCAGTGGTTTACGGTTTCCGCGCTGGGCCTGTTGGCTTTGTTAGAGGCCCGCGCCTACCTCAAGAACCACCAACCGATCCATATTTTGCGGGAATGCGTCTGGCTGGCCGCGGTCTTAATGATTCTGTTTCCCGGCTTGACCACGCGGGTGGCGGATTTGCTGGGCATTGGCCGCGGCACCGACCTGGTGTTTTACGCTTTTATGCTGTTGGCCACCGGAGCCTTTTTTCACGTCTACGGACGGACCTATGTAATGCGCCGCGACATCGTCGAATTGGCTCGTCGCGAAGCCCTCCGCACGGCCACGCCGGGGCAAGGTCTGCCGCGCCCCGCACAGCCCGCGGCGATCGCTCCCAGCAACGAAGGAGCCGAACGATGA
- a CDS encoding sulfotransferase family protein translates to MSPSHLFMIGAPKCGTTALYTYLGAHPNVYFPREKEPHFFADDFPTHRTCTDWTAYQKLYDAVEPHHAVVGDASVMMLYSQTAVRQALSSYPDARFLISLRNPIDLVVSLHRQFLLSGREREEDFASAWRRERQSEFSEHILHYPRFGQLGTYLSKVAQQIPAGQLCVTYLDDLRLNPRAAYLRLLHFLDLHDDGQGDFAIVNEARQHRWPWLSRLVLDRPCLVASLKRLGVSRALRYFGSTPAVHKEISQDLKQELLDYYREEIGLLGELTQRDLSPWLRGE, encoded by the coding sequence GTGAGCCCTTCACACCTGTTCATGATTGGCGCCCCGAAATGCGGCACTACGGCCTTATACACTTATCTGGGCGCCCACCCCAACGTCTATTTCCCTCGCGAAAAGGAGCCACATTTCTTTGCGGACGATTTTCCGACGCATCGAACATGTACCGACTGGACGGCTTACCAGAAACTTTATGACGCGGTGGAACCACACCATGCCGTTGTCGGCGATGCTTCGGTGATGATGCTGTATTCACAGACGGCCGTTCGACAGGCCTTATCCAGCTATCCCGACGCTCGTTTCTTGATCTCGCTTCGCAACCCCATCGATCTGGTCGTTTCCCTGCACCGTCAATTCCTGCTTTCGGGACGTGAGCGTGAAGAGGATTTTGCTAGTGCTTGGCGACGAGAACGGCAGTCGGAGTTCAGCGAACATATTTTGCATTACCCGCGGTTCGGGCAACTGGGGACGTATCTAAGCAAAGTTGCTCAGCAGATTCCGGCTGGACAATTATGCGTTACCTACCTGGATGATTTGCGGCTTAATCCCCGTGCCGCCTACCTCCGCTTGCTTCATTTTCTTGACCTCCATGATGACGGGCAAGGCGACTTTGCAATCGTTAACGAAGCCAGACAGCATCGTTGGCCTTGGTTGTCTCGGTTGGTGCTCGACCGCCCCTGCTTGGTGGCATCGCTCAAACGTTTAGGCGTTTCGCGAGCACTGCGATACTTTGGCAGCACGCCCGCAGTCCATAAAGAGATCTCTCAAGACTTGAAACAAGAGTTGCTCGATTACTACCGCGAGGAAATAGGTCTTCTGGGTGAGCTGACGCAACGTGACCTTTCCCCCTGGCTGCGAGGGGAATGA
- the zigA gene encoding zinc metallochaperone GTPase ZigA has protein sequence MDSIDRPARLPVTVLSGFLGAGKTTLLNHVLTNRAGLRVAVIVNDMSEVNIDAALVQSGDAKLSRTEEQLVEMSNGCICCTLREDLLVEVRRLARDGRFDYLLIESTGISEPLPVAETFSFEDEQGDSLSLVAELDTMVTVVDAGQFMKDFGSCDDLSDRRMGLSEEDTRNIVDLLVDQVEFANVIVVNKTDLVSDYERRQLIQILRQLNAGAKILHTAEGRVELPEILGTGLFSLQEAEAQPGWLAVPRGEEETETEEYGISDFVYRSERPFHPRRLVQALDADMQDGLFSGVLRSKGLMWIASRNDWAYDWSQAGCSIRMVPAGYWWAAASPDQWPDEEDAIAEIRAKFVGQHGDRRQELVFIGNAMDEQRIRAILDDCLLTDLEYVVGPEAWAGFEDPLPPIELHVDDEQEVAELGEA, from the coding sequence ATGGATTCAATCGATCGTCCCGCTCGTCTACCAGTAACCGTGCTGTCCGGTTTTCTGGGAGCGGGCAAAACCACGCTGCTCAATCACGTCTTAACGAACCGAGCGGGCCTGCGGGTGGCGGTGATCGTCAACGATATGAGCGAAGTTAATATTGATGCCGCGCTGGTTCAGTCGGGCGACGCCAAGCTGTCACGCACCGAAGAACAGCTGGTCGAAATGTCCAACGGCTGCATCTGCTGCACGCTCCGCGAAGACCTGTTGGTGGAAGTCCGCCGGTTGGCACGTGATGGCCGATTTGACTACCTGCTGATCGAATCGACCGGGATCAGCGAACCGCTGCCGGTGGCCGAAACGTTCAGCTTTGAAGACGAACAAGGCGACAGCCTGTCGCTGGTCGCGGAACTGGACACGATGGTCACGGTGGTCGACGCCGGCCAGTTCATGAAAGATTTTGGTTCTTGCGATGATCTCAGCGATCGCCGCATGGGGCTGAGCGAAGAGGATACGCGAAATATCGTCGATTTGTTGGTCGACCAAGTGGAATTTGCCAACGTGATCGTGGTTAACAAGACCGACTTGGTTTCGGACTACGAACGGCGGCAGCTGATCCAAATTCTGCGGCAGCTGAATGCGGGTGCAAAGATTTTGCACACCGCCGAGGGACGCGTGGAATTGCCCGAGATCCTGGGCACCGGCTTGTTTTCATTACAGGAAGCGGAGGCGCAACCCGGTTGGTTGGCCGTGCCGCGTGGCGAAGAGGAAACCGAGACGGAAGAATACGGGATTTCCGATTTTGTTTACCGCAGCGAGCGGCCGTTTCATCCGCGACGTTTGGTGCAGGCGCTCGACGCCGACATGCAAGACGGCTTGTTCAGCGGCGTGCTCCGCAGCAAGGGCTTGATGTGGATCGCTTCGCGAAATGACTGGGCGTACGACTGGTCACAAGCGGGCTGTTCGATCCGGATGGTGCCCGCGGGATATTGGTGGGCCGCCGCTTCGCCAGACCAGTGGCCGGACGAAGAGGACGCGATTGCGGAGATACGCGCCAAGTTTGTGGGGCAGCACGGGGATCGCCGCCAGGAATTAGTGTTTATCGGCAATGCCATGGACGAACAACGGATTCGCGCGATCCTGGATGATTGCCTGCTTACCGATCTTGAATACGTGGTCGGCCCGGAAGCCTGGGCGGGTTTCGAAGATCCTTTGCCGCCGATCGAACTACATGTCGACGATGAGCAAGAAGTCGCCGAGCTGGGCGAAGCCTGA
- a CDS encoding type II and III secretion system protein family protein, which produces MPVPGIFRRTATWPATVVLLAIACVPSTAAAQDLSAPGTTRLPSPGPILSPSVRRAPPATPVETRTPQILSSKEQRYLIERIDPERTLDVNIGRPTVLRFKAPPFRDQVGDPEVVDVISLTETELSITGKKVGSTVLNLWFKDPHSPSGQEVLSYLVRVSEDPERSRQYDVLLENLERDLNRGFPNSVVDLSYVGSQVVVRGKAKDIEEATNLLRIVSQSLPTDEQSDQSAARSQNPLAPGQISADGVQPTSFQAVDGYTIQEIADAGGVESIFRGETRTGANATKINNRVVNMLEIAGVHQVMLKVTLAEVVRDSGRSLIATTRFGVDSDNTSDISFTHQTGLGRLTFQTEQFFLRFDALKRLGLARSLSEPNLTTLSGQPATFLVGGEFPILESVSTVAAVNQNISYVPFGIQLSVLPTVTDGDRVRLQLQATISERDGDGTGDGDNDDDNDNDPSQPPALTTRTFTSTVELRDTESLALAGLIRSSLNSSSARVPFLGDLPYVGNLFSTKSSDFQEQELLVVVTPYLVSPVPADMPLAIPGSDTFEPDDMEFFIRGALSGSVPEDYRTPVRSDSAKIHAFRCSEQKYIIGLPGHSSGRPLPACPSPANQLLREVP; this is translated from the coding sequence ATGCCTGTTCCGGGCATCTTTCGACGAACAGCGACCTGGCCGGCAACCGTCGTGTTGTTGGCAATTGCCTGCGTGCCATCGACCGCTGCCGCGCAGGATCTGTCGGCTCCCGGCACGACCCGCTTGCCCTCGCCCGGGCCGATCCTGTCACCCTCGGTGCGGCGAGCTCCTCCGGCAACCCCGGTGGAAACCCGAACGCCGCAGATTCTGAGTTCGAAAGAGCAGCGTTACCTGATTGAACGCATCGATCCGGAGCGGACGCTTGATGTAAATATCGGCCGCCCCACGGTGTTGCGGTTCAAAGCTCCGCCGTTTCGCGACCAGGTCGGCGATCCCGAAGTCGTCGACGTGATCAGCTTGACCGAGACGGAGCTGAGCATCACGGGCAAGAAAGTCGGTTCGACCGTGCTGAACCTGTGGTTTAAAGATCCGCACAGCCCCAGCGGCCAAGAAGTGCTCAGCTATTTGGTTCGCGTTTCGGAAGATCCTGAACGCTCGCGGCAATACGACGTCCTGCTGGAAAACCTCGAACGCGATCTCAATCGTGGGTTTCCCAACAGTGTGGTCGATTTGAGCTACGTCGGTTCGCAGGTGGTCGTCCGCGGCAAAGCGAAAGACATTGAAGAGGCAACCAATCTGCTGCGGATCGTCTCGCAGAGTCTGCCTACAGACGAACAGAGCGACCAGTCGGCGGCCCGGTCACAGAATCCACTTGCTCCTGGGCAGATTTCCGCCGACGGCGTTCAGCCGACTTCGTTTCAGGCGGTTGACGGTTACACGATCCAAGAAATCGCCGACGCCGGTGGTGTGGAATCGATCTTTCGTGGTGAAACGAGGACCGGCGCCAATGCAACAAAAATCAATAACCGTGTGGTCAACATGCTGGAGATCGCCGGCGTTCATCAGGTGATGCTGAAAGTCACGCTGGCCGAAGTCGTTCGTGATTCCGGACGCAGTCTGATCGCCACCACGCGATTTGGTGTGGATTCCGACAATACCAGCGACATCAGCTTCACCCATCAGACAGGATTGGGACGACTGACTTTCCAGACCGAACAGTTCTTTCTGCGATTCGACGCCCTCAAACGACTGGGCTTGGCCCGCTCGCTGTCCGAGCCGAACCTCACAACGCTCAGCGGCCAACCGGCGACGTTTCTGGTCGGTGGGGAGTTTCCGATCCTCGAGTCGGTGTCGACGGTCGCCGCAGTCAACCAGAATATCTCCTACGTTCCTTTCGGGATTCAGTTGTCCGTGTTGCCGACGGTCACCGACGGCGACCGCGTACGTCTGCAGCTGCAAGCGACTATTTCGGAAAGGGACGGAGACGGCACCGGAGACGGCGATAATGACGACGACAACGATAACGATCCCAGCCAACCACCTGCCCTGACCACGCGAACTTTTACCTCCACGGTAGAGCTTCGCGATACCGAATCGCTGGCATTGGCCGGACTGATCCGCAGCTCCCTGAACAGCTCCTCAGCTCGGGTGCCGTTCCTGGGGGACCTGCCTTACGTCGGCAACTTGTTTTCCACGAAATCCTCGGACTTCCAAGAACAAGAATTGCTGGTCGTTGTTACGCCTTATCTGGTATCGCCGGTTCCCGCCGACATGCCGTTGGCGATCCCCGGCAGCGATACGTTTGAACCGGACGACATGGAGTTCTTTATCCGCGGCGCACTCAGCGGCTCGGTCCCCGAAGACTATCGAACTCCGGTTCGCAGTGACTCGGCCAAGATCCACGCGTTTCGTTGCAGCGAACAGAAATACATCATCGGTCTGCCAGGGCATTCCTCCGGACGCCCTCTGCCCGCCTGTCCTTCGCCCGCCAACCAGCTTTTGCGTGAGGTGCCCTGA
- a CDS encoding tetratricopeptide repeat protein, with protein MKNTLLTWLMLLCLTGCSGLPGFKRSADPAGRSQPKATVGAQTSLADPSHQELAIAWETAQLAEQRGMDKEAIAAYLEVRRHDPDRPRVAHALAVLYDRSGMTDAASREYRAALEESPDDANVHCDYGYFLYSTGDSPAAESSLREALRLQPEHQQAMINLALVVGSSGRYDEAQALFTEAIGPAAALHNVGMLRLRAGDVETAKRLLAEAQRRDPSISQAEAVLARLSPPTP; from the coding sequence ATGAAGAACACGCTACTGACGTGGCTGATGCTGCTTTGTCTGACCGGCTGTTCCGGCTTGCCCGGCTTCAAACGATCGGCGGATCCCGCGGGGCGGAGTCAGCCGAAGGCGACCGTGGGGGCGCAGACCAGCTTGGCCGATCCGAGCCATCAGGAACTGGCGATCGCCTGGGAAACCGCTCAGCTGGCCGAACAGCGGGGCATGGACAAAGAAGCCATCGCGGCGTATCTGGAAGTCCGCAGACATGACCCGGACCGACCGAGAGTCGCGCATGCTCTGGCAGTCCTGTACGATCGTTCGGGCATGACCGACGCAGCGTCGCGAGAGTACCGCGCGGCTTTGGAAGAAAGCCCCGACGACGCCAATGTGCACTGCGACTACGGTTATTTCCTTTATTCGACCGGCGATAGCCCGGCGGCGGAAAGCAGTCTGCGGGAAGCATTGCGGTTACAGCCCGAGCACCAGCAGGCCATGATCAATCTGGCGTTGGTCGTCGGCAGCAGCGGGCGATACGACGAAGCCCAGGCGTTGTTCACCGAAGCGATCGGTCCGGCGGCGGCGCTGCACAACGTGGGCATGCTGCGGCTGCGAGCGGGCGACGTCGAAACCGCCAAACGGCTGCTGGCCGAAGCCCAACGCCGCGACCCCAGCATTTCGCAGGCGGAAGCCGTCCTAGCCCGGCTGAGCCCCCCCACCCCGTAG
- a CDS encoding IS4 family transposase, whose translation MVAPTNESDPDSPFCRAKTLLADLIGLPQLQAAFEGQEPSHAKRVYTQAPTLWLLVMQRLGGGLTLEQVVKDLINNHSDILPENRRVTEGKLSENNSAYNKARQNLPIEVIEEFSHRVCDHLARRAEPAFLDQRVFILDGTTITLPPTQELKKAFPPAMNKHGESVWPVACLMVAHEMQTGCALVPQVDPMYGSKNSSEPKQAEKIIDRLPENSIVLADSGFGIFSVAFHCQLRAKPFVFRLTKQRYKAYIKKATLIEETEGCRTYHLIWKPTAKERKKHPALPADAAVEAFIHQVDLENEQTLELVTNVETDGVSVGELYRRRYDIEFDIRDLKVTMDSENIRAKSVDTVKKELLGSVIAYNLVTQFRKQAAKLINVKPRRLSFSGVWTTFRYDLLYKDFNTLEEWNLAYQGALVSASGRKLPNRKEPRSYPRLAHARRQKTTKFQKSLRKSNTKDPTPPPD comes from the coding sequence ATGGTAGCACCAACAAACGAATCCGATCCTGATTCTCCGTTCTGTCGTGCAAAGACTTTGCTTGCCGATTTGATTGGCTTACCTCAGCTTCAAGCTGCCTTTGAAGGACAGGAACCTTCTCACGCCAAAAGGGTCTACACGCAGGCACCCACGCTCTGGTTGCTGGTGATGCAGCGACTAGGAGGTGGACTGACGCTTGAGCAAGTTGTCAAAGACCTCATCAATAACCACAGTGACATTCTGCCCGAGAATCGACGAGTCACCGAAGGCAAGCTGTCTGAAAATAACTCCGCTTACAACAAGGCTCGGCAGAATCTGCCAATTGAAGTGATCGAGGAATTCTCACATCGAGTATGCGATCACCTGGCTCGTCGGGCGGAACCAGCTTTCCTAGACCAGCGCGTCTTCATCCTCGATGGAACGACCATCACGCTGCCGCCAACACAGGAACTAAAAAAGGCTTTCCCGCCCGCAATGAACAAGCACGGCGAGTCGGTATGGCCAGTGGCTTGTTTGATGGTTGCTCACGAAATGCAGACCGGCTGCGCGTTGGTTCCCCAGGTCGATCCGATGTACGGCTCCAAAAACTCCAGCGAACCGAAACAAGCTGAGAAGATCATTGACCGACTTCCCGAGAACTCGATCGTGTTGGCGGATAGCGGTTTCGGCATCTTTTCAGTCGCTTTCCATTGCCAGTTGCGAGCAAAGCCGTTCGTCTTCAGGTTGACCAAACAGCGTTACAAAGCGTACATCAAGAAGGCCACTCTGATCGAAGAAACGGAAGGTTGCCGAACCTATCACCTGATCTGGAAACCGACCGCTAAAGAACGAAAGAAACATCCTGCGCTTCCGGCCGACGCAGCCGTCGAGGCATTCATTCATCAAGTCGATTTGGAGAATGAGCAAACGCTTGAATTGGTTACCAATGTTGAGACTGATGGGGTATCGGTCGGGGAGTTGTATCGGCGGCGGTATGATATTGAATTCGATATCCGAGACCTGAAGGTCACGATGGACTCCGAGAACATTCGTGCCAAGAGCGTCGACACGGTCAAGAAAGAGTTGCTGGGATCAGTGATCGCTTACAACCTAGTGACTCAGTTTCGCAAACAAGCGGCTAAACTGATCAATGTCAAACCTCGTCGCCTCAGCTTCAGCGGCGTGTGGACGACATTTCGTTACGACCTTCTGTACAAAGACTTCAACACGCTGGAAGAGTGGAACCTTGCCTACCAAGGAGCACTGGTGAGCGCATCAGGCCGCAAGCTGCCTAATCGCAAAGAGCCACGGAGCTACCCCCGCCTTGCCCATGCGCGCCGCCAAAAGACAACCAAATTTCAAAAATCGCTTCGGAAATCCAATACCAAAGACCCAACTCCCCCACCCGATTAA
- a CDS encoding class I SAM-dependent methyltransferase — MKIPFRFQAVTLGAFHTAFLGTPVRTVFAGTVLFAGLVIVLRGFGVSDVWCASLPTATLVIVSAAILYDRNEKHYRQIEAMVRLANALNLKAPLPPLRAWRLAPDAGAILVQWLRRKPPQNVVEIGCGVSTILTASILKEQGSGTVYALEHDADQAMRCRQQLELMNLDGHAKVIHAPLVDHFIDGKHWRWYDLAEWSDAIDIDLLLVDGPPVWTQPAARYPALPLLYDRFTPDCVVLMDDANRRSERAVLARWKREFSQWTWKDELTEDGLLVGTQGVVQQGLRS; from the coding sequence ATGAAAATTCCTTTTCGATTCCAAGCCGTGACGTTAGGCGCTTTCCATACGGCATTCTTGGGGACTCCAGTTCGGACTGTATTTGCCGGGACCGTATTGTTTGCAGGCCTGGTGATCGTGCTGCGCGGTTTCGGCGTTTCAGACGTCTGGTGCGCAAGTTTGCCCACAGCCACGCTCGTCATAGTCTCCGCCGCTATCTTATACGATCGAAACGAAAAGCATTATCGCCAGATTGAAGCTATGGTCCGCTTGGCGAACGCCCTAAATCTCAAGGCCCCCTTACCCCCGCTTCGCGCCTGGCGGTTGGCTCCCGACGCAGGTGCAATCTTGGTGCAATGGCTACGCCGCAAACCCCCTCAGAATGTTGTTGAAATCGGTTGTGGCGTTTCCACGATATTGACCGCGTCAATACTGAAAGAGCAAGGAAGTGGAACAGTATACGCCTTGGAACACGATGCGGACCAAGCGATGCGATGTCGGCAACAGCTTGAGTTGATGAACCTCGATGGACACGCAAAGGTCATTCATGCGCCGCTCGTCGACCATTTCATCGATGGAAAACATTGGCGATGGTATGACTTGGCGGAATGGTCGGATGCGATCGATATCGACCTCCTCCTGGTAGATGGACCTCCAGTGTGGACCCAGCCTGCAGCACGGTATCCTGCATTGCCGCTGCTTTACGACCGTTTCACTCCCGATTGCGTGGTCTTAATGGATGATGCGAATCGGAGAAGTGAGCGTGCCGTGCTTGCACGTTGGAAACGAGAGTTTTCTCAATGGACGTGGAAAGACGAGCTGACCGAAGATGGCTTGTTGGTCGGGACCCAGGGTGTGGTGCAACAGGGGCTTCGCTCGTGA
- a CDS encoding glycosyltransferase — translation MSIALVIPGRNCAATLDRCLQSVVPLRSLGYAAQLQEIVFVDDGSTDATAEIAARYSNVRVIAGRGVGAAAARNDGIATTDAKFIWCLDADCIAQPETLSQLLAGFDNGAVAAVGGSLGNANPHSLLAELIQDEISCRHSQMPSSVNFLASGNVVYRKTAFEAVGGFDESFRWAHDAELAYRFIAKGQQLRFCPQADVLHHHFTNWWSYLCKQAAYAKNRMYLYQRYPKTTRGDDYSSWIDHIQPPLALVCLCSMPLLGFSATWFVPAAILMILICLSAATTFKVYRQNPRLRAAAFIPFVAVRAFARAIGACCGICTVAASNRGRGAQESLPEGQAL, via the coding sequence ATGAGCATCGCCCTGGTAATCCCAGGCCGCAATTGCGCGGCCACTCTCGACCGCTGCCTGCAATCCGTCGTCCCCCTCCGTAGCCTAGGCTACGCGGCTCAGCTGCAAGAGATCGTTTTCGTCGACGACGGCTCGACCGATGCGACGGCCGAGATCGCGGCTAGGTATAGCAACGTAAGAGTTATCGCCGGGCGCGGGGTCGGAGCCGCCGCGGCGCGAAACGATGGGATTGCGACAACGGATGCGAAGTTTATCTGGTGTTTAGACGCTGATTGCATCGCTCAGCCCGAAACGCTCTCTCAGCTACTGGCAGGGTTTGACAACGGCGCGGTCGCAGCGGTTGGCGGCAGTTTGGGCAACGCCAACCCGCACAGTCTGCTCGCCGAGCTGATTCAAGACGAGATTTCTTGCAGACACTCCCAGATGCCCAGCAGCGTCAATTTTCTGGCGTCCGGAAATGTGGTCTATCGAAAGACGGCGTTTGAAGCGGTGGGAGGATTCGATGAATCGTTTCGCTGGGCTCACGATGCCGAACTAGCCTATCGCTTTATCGCTAAGGGCCAGCAGCTGCGATTTTGCCCCCAAGCCGATGTCTTGCACCATCATTTTACGAACTGGTGGTCTTACCTTTGCAAGCAGGCGGCTTATGCTAAGAACCGCATGTATCTGTATCAACGCTATCCTAAAACGACTCGAGGTGACGACTATTCATCGTGGATTGATCACATTCAGCCCCCACTGGCGCTAGTCTGTCTCTGTAGCATGCCACTGCTCGGTTTCTCAGCCACGTGGTTTGTTCCCGCAGCCATCCTGATGATTTTGATTTGCCTCTCTGCAGCGACGACTTTCAAAGTCTACCGCCAAAATCCTCGCCTTCGCGCCGCCGCATTCATCCCCTTCGTCGCGGTCAGAGCATTCGCACGGGCTATCGGAGCTTGTTGCGGAATATGTACTGTGGCGGCGAGCAATAGGGGAAGAGGTGCTCAAGAAAGCCTGCCAGAGGGGCAAGCACTATGA
- a CDS encoding lipopolysaccharide biosynthesis protein: MNECDDEPPEAARSVEVGTARLPWQPLTRLAKPSAVMALLAVGQGAALLSLLLISHRCSAEVFGQLTTGLAIQNYVVLAGTLGLRTLVVRDLARTPDAAGAVWGTLWSLTALPGALIACCGYLISGLLLERTPAEDQMSLYLSCGAWCSMMSVVPLLDSLNKQIHAMVVVALTEVVFLALLQTGRIPFRVDTLGLAFALKWAAASWLQAAVFYWLAKPIDWHFSPRLFRRWRVAAAPLLATSLLMNLPISGAVVLARFFQSAADTAAIGLAGQLAGAVILLGGVGVRFIQPVWRDRQSLKDPLTFRRVLAMGAVGGAGWFTLIIAITVFTWTALPIEYLRGIGSIYLCLLAAAFGVVARVLWIALVAAEREVRVLWAYGFGGIVFVAVSLLLAPWLGGVGCAMGAAAGTGCTAWMMWHAIRFVLPRLD; encoded by the coding sequence TTGAATGAATGTGATGACGAGCCGCCGGAAGCGGCGCGGAGTGTTGAGGTCGGCACCGCACGGCTCCCCTGGCAACCGCTAACGCGGCTTGCTAAACCCAGTGCCGTGATGGCCTTGTTGGCGGTTGGGCAGGGCGCGGCGTTGCTGAGCTTGCTGCTTATCTCTCATCGATGTTCCGCGGAAGTTTTTGGCCAGCTGACCACCGGTCTCGCGATCCAAAACTATGTTGTGCTCGCAGGAACCCTCGGTTTGCGAACATTGGTGGTGCGGGATTTAGCGAGAACCCCCGATGCGGCCGGCGCAGTCTGGGGGACGCTGTGGTCGCTGACCGCTTTGCCAGGAGCTCTGATTGCTTGTTGTGGATATCTGATTTCAGGCCTACTGCTTGAACGAACACCGGCGGAGGACCAAATGTCGCTGTATCTTTCGTGCGGTGCGTGGTGCTCGATGATGTCCGTGGTCCCCTTGCTGGATTCATTGAACAAACAAATCCATGCGATGGTCGTTGTTGCGTTGACGGAGGTTGTCTTCTTGGCCTTGCTTCAAACCGGGCGGATCCCGTTCCGCGTCGATACGCTGGGTTTGGCATTTGCTTTGAAATGGGCAGCAGCCTCGTGGCTGCAAGCGGCCGTATTTTACTGGCTTGCAAAACCGATTGACTGGCATTTCAGTCCAAGGCTTTTTCGCCGCTGGAGAGTTGCTGCGGCACCGCTATTGGCAACCTCACTACTGATGAATTTGCCAATATCCGGAGCTGTCGTCCTGGCTCGTTTCTTTCAGAGTGCTGCGGATACTGCTGCGATTGGCTTGGCTGGGCAGTTGGCCGGAGCGGTGATTTTGTTGGGCGGGGTTGGGGTGCGTTTTATCCAACCGGTTTGGCGGGATCGCCAATCCCTGAAGGATCCACTGACGTTTCGGCGGGTGTTGGCAATGGGCGCGGTGGGAGGGGCCGGATGGTTCACGTTGATCATTGCGATAACGGTTTTCACTTGGACTGCGTTGCCGATCGAGTACTTGCGAGGTATCGGTTCCATCTACTTGTGCTTGCTGGCCGCGGCCTTCGGAGTCGTGGCTCGCGTTTTGTGGATTGCCCTGGTCGCTGCCGAGCGTGAAGTGCGCGTCCTCTGGGCGTACGGGTTCGGAGGCATTGTGTTCGTGGCGGTTTCGCTCTTGCTGGCTCCTTGGTTGGGCGGAGTGGGCTGTGCGATGGGGGCGGCGGCGGGAACCGGCTGTACGGCATGGATGATGTGGCACGCTATTCGATTCGTGCTTCCTCGCTTGGACTAG